GAGCAAGAAAGTGTGGATTGATACTCATGAGAGACTATATTCAGACCAAACCAttgttgttcctttttttttttttttttttttttttgccttggTAGGATGCTTGTATCCATAGGTTAATAATTGAACCTATGCGTCTAATCAGTTTAACACGGCTTATATATATTGAGATGATTATCACATAAGATCTATGGAGAAATTGCTTAGAATACATTTCCAGATAAGCCCCTCAAATAAGGGAGTGGATTATGACTATTTGagcaattaaaatgaaaattttcttcatcatGACAGCATTTGAATTATGGGATGGGCTTCTAATCTCATTGACTTGTCAAATGAGAAGAAGGGAGAGAtttcttggagacaaaaaggAGCAAAACATGTCATTCTATCTATGTCAAGAAAAGTTATACAGTGGAATAATCATATAACTTCGCTGGAGAACTTTTCTGATCATAAACTTTATAGTTCTAAGAATGCTGGctttattttgcttttgttCTTGCTGTCAAAGAATACATCCTTTCCACTTGATATCCCTGTATAAGGGGCCTCTTAACACAAAAGGTGGCCTCCTTTTTTAGGCATTGGGTAAATCATGTAGTTCAGCTGTATAATTTCTCCATATGATGGATTTTTCAAATCACTTCCTTGCACATTGCAgtttaacaatgaaaaatttCGATTTTTATTGCAATCTGTTTGGGATTTCCTTACCATTCCTTATTAGTTGATGGAATTCTCCCAAATTTGTTAGAGCTTTTGCAAAGGAGGAAAACCTCAAAGAGTTCGGCTCATCTCTTGATGAGCTGGTATATTTAGAAAGAGAAACCCTTAGACTCTCCCAGACACCTTGAACACCAAATAAAACTAAGCTCTGTTGCTTTGTCTCTTTTGGCCAATTTACTCATGAGGtatatgaaaaattcttttcacTTGTTTGTTTCTCAGGAGGGCACAATCTTCTTATTCTTGCACGTGATCTCGGTCATTACATACAACTTGGGACCACAATAGATGATGCAATTGGTGAGGCATATGACAAGACAGCAAAATGGCTTGGTCTTGACTTGAGGAGGAGTGGTGGTCCAGCTATAGAAGAGCTTGCCAGAGAGGGTGATGCAAAAGCAGTCAAATTTTCAGTAAGTTGTTTCCGAAGGTTTCACTCTTCTCATTATAGCTGCCTTTACCTCAATTGTATGTATTGGTCCCATCTAAAAGGTCTAGGTGATAATATGATTATTTTGCACTTTACTGAGTTCTTCATTGTTTTGATTCTTAGACCCCAATGAAACAACATAAGGATTGTAACTTCTCGTACGCTGGTTTGAAGACTCAAGTGAGGCTGGCAATCGAATCCAGAAATATGTAtgtataatatttcaaatagaTAGTTTCAACTCTGGAAGTAGATTCTTCTGTTTTATCTGTGTGGTGGGATGTGCTCCTATCCTGTGCCTTTTTTCCCCCTCTTGAATATTATAACTTGttctatatttgattatttagaaTACGGAAAGGAAATTTAGTTATTTGGAGATGGTCGTTTCCAAGgcataaatgaaaattaggatggtaaaaagaaataaaaaggaagtaaaTTGCATAGATTTTTGCAATTGGTAAATGATAAGACCATAATAGTCATTTTACAGCATGAGGATTGATGGGATGAGAAGCTTATTTTGGGAATCACTGCCTTATTCTTCTAACTTGGCCATTCCTTTTTCACTATAGGTAGAATATACTTGTTTTTGGGAAGCTTGTTTTCATTACATGAGGATTGATGGGGCgagaaacttgttttcaaaaaccatcACTTTATTCTTCTTTGGGGGGTTGTGGGGAGGGGGGGTGGCAAGAGAGAAGCTTGTAATTCATAACATGAGAATTAATGGGATGAGAAGCTTAGTTTCGGGAATTGATGCTTTAGTCCTCTTTACTTGGTCATTCCTTTTTTCATCACACACAGAGCCAGAGTTAATTCTTCTTTCCCTACACCCAAAGACaaggagaaagaagagaaaggcTTGTTTTCATTACGAGGATTAATGGGATGAGAAGCTTGGTTTTGGGAATTGTTGCCATATTCTTCTTTGGAGAAAGAATGAGAGAGGTTTGTTCTCATACAATGATTAATGGGATGAGAAGGTTTTTTCTCAGAATCACCGCCTCATCTTATTTAGTTGGGCATTCTTTCTTCACTACATGCACAtttacacacacatacacacatgaaaaggagagagaaaagcTTGTTCCATAACATAGTCTATGTGTTTATGGTTGagctctctctctttctctctttcagGCATACACACATATACACATGAGCATTCAGCCATCCTTGCATTTCAAAGAGGAGGGATCTCTTGAAGCAAGCTCTTCATGTCGATGAAACATTTGTTGCAACTGCAGTTCAGTGAATTCATATTACCTAtgcaaaaaaacaacaacaacaaaagaaaatatttgaattcatatattttttatttttaacttcagGATATATTAAAATCTTCACCTTTTGTGTTGCTTCCAATCTGTGTCTCAAGTTTAGTCTGTTCCCGGTGTAAATTTTATGTTGGAATTTTAGGTTGTCAATCCTTTAtactaaaattataaatcaaCAACTTTTTCTTGTGAAGTTCCTAAGTTTTGCATCAATTCCTGAGCTGGCTTCAGTAATTGGTTTGGTAATTATATAAGCTGTATTAGTGACTAGAATAATGCAGTGCCTACTACAATTACGATGGATGTATGAAGTAATGGGGAAAAATGAGTTAGTGAGTTATTTTATGGGTTTCTGTCCTCTGTTTTGCCTTCCCACTTATTGATGTGTGTACAGGCTATGTGCAGCAATGCTGAAATTCCCATTTCTTCTGCAAGTAGTGAAGACAGAAGTTCCCGAGCTGATATTGCTGCCTCTTTCCAGGTTATTACATTTTAGAGAACTAGCTCCTATCTGTAGTTCTAGGTGAACAATACAaggttttctatatttttttcttgaatttcttgATTTGCTTTGCACCCTCTGACAATGTTTTATGCAGCGAGTTGCGGTATTACATCTAGAAGAAAGGTGTGAACGAGCAATTGAATGGGCATTAAAGATTGAGCCTTCCATAAAACATTTGGTGAGTGGTGACATGAACTGCAGTTTCCCAACTTTTTCACCACACCTCATTCAGCATCGCATCCTTTTGTCTGCTTCTTTGGACTGTATTATTTTGGAGTCTGCCATACCCATCATTGTGTTCTGCCTTCTCTAGGTGGTTTCTGGAGGTGTAGCATCAAATCAGTATGTCAGGGCTCAGCTTGATCAGGTTGTCAAGAAAAAAAGCCTGCAACTTGTGTGCCCTCCCCCCAGCCTCTGTACTGACAATGGTAAGTCAATTCTCTGCAATTTTGGCCAACTTCAAGGATGAGATGCTATGCTATAGATAAAACAGGAATTTAGTCCATCAGTCAAGAGTGGATGATGGAATACAGTCCCTGAAAGGCCTAAATTCttctttcttcaaattttattggAAGTGGTTGGGGCTCTTGGGAAAATTATGCAAAAATTACATACAAGGGGTAATTAATATTTGCTAAAAAGTGTTAGTCGCCCATGACCTCTCATTGAAGATTATGACTTTCCATTCATTTGACTAGGTGTTATGGTGGCTTGGACTGGCTTGGAGCACTTGCGCATGGGAAGATATGATCCTCCACCACCTGCTAATGAACCGGAAGATTATGTGGTtcgtttgaaaattttgattgcTTATGGTTGATATCTGAAAGTATTGTTTCATTCGGATTGCTGCCTTTGTTAGTGTTAGAAAACAGAATCATGCAGTCTCCACTGATATTCACCATGTTTGCTTTCTGAATCAGTATGATTTGCGGCCAAGGTGGCCACTGGGGGAGGAATATTCTGAAGGAAGAAGTGAAGCTCGGTCCTTGAGAACGGCCAGGATTCACCCATCTCTTACATCTCTCATCCAAGCATCAATGCAACAACAGTCGTAGCCTGTTCCTCCATGCAACTGCTCCTTCACTGTAGCGGCTTGTTGGAATCAAGTGACCTCTGAGAAATGGCAATACTTTCTGGAGCTCTAGTTGCTGTGAAGAACCCTTACAAAGAGTGTCTTGTTCAAAATTTTTAGCCATTTGTTTCCTGGAAAAGAACCTTTACTGCTCTACACACCTCATATCTCCTGTATGCGTGTGTAGTTTTAAGGTCATTTAGATGAATGACTTCCAATGTACTGCCCTATTGTTTGTGCTTGCATAAAGGAGACGAGCCTCATGGCTGAGAGGAGTTGTGTGAACCAGGAGCATGGCTGACCATGAACCTACCTGACGATCTGTAAGGCTCACAAACAGGGTCCAAGCTCTGCTCTACCATTGAacttaaaagtcattttttttgtcCCAATTTCTGTAAAAGTAGGATTGACAGGCAAACAATGATGGATACTTCAGTTTCATAGAAATATTCATGTTTCAATATTATGCAAATGTTTAGATAGTATCAATcgatttgatagtgattttagaaagcttttatagtatttctaatacttgaatgataaaaattttcaaatattaaaaatattaaaagtgcttcctaaaatcactaccaaacggggactttaaatattgttattggtgaatgataaaatattaataatatatttttaaaataaaaatatgaattgcTATTGCtgaatgataaaatattaataatagatttttgaaataaaaatatgaataactttcatattaaatataggaattttcatattaaaaagaGATTATCAACTTATCTTGTtggcttaaaattattttaaaattttgagataataaatatttttaatatatcaaaattctaggtagtttttaaaaaaattgcatataatttattttttaaaagctaaaaataacattaactcatataaaatgaaagaaatgttacgtaaatttttaaacttgaaataataaaaatattttaatacttaTCCTttctaaatagttttttttaaaaatattattattatttttaaaataactcacTTCTCTTTGTTTCagaatttctattattatttatttttagaaaaataaaagacaaagggTAATCCAAACAGCGTCTTAAATTTTCttactaaaataaaagattaataatatttaataattaaaatgtagTTTTTTTCTCCACTTACTACATTTCTTAGCAGACGGTAGAAGATAACGGTGGAAAAAGACGGGCCACGAAAGGGAGAAGGGGGAAGGACAAAACGATGCGTTTTGAAATGTGGTAGTAAGTAGTAACAGACTATTTCACCGGAGAGAAAAAGCGGGAAAGACAGAAATGGAATTGGCAAGACTTCCGATCTCAGCATCACAGAGAGGGAAGCTCATCTCTGCAGGCTACacttctctctcttccctctcctctctctctccttcaaCCCTTGCTCAAGGTATCATCCCCTTCACCATCTCCAATATCTCTCATTTTATTAGCTTGTTTGTGCGCATGAAATTAGAGGGCCCACCAAATGTTTGATGTTATTCCCATATATGACTTCTAATTTTGGTTTGCTTCAGAGTCGCAAAATTCTCCAGTTTCGGACTTTCGTTGGTTTTTATTCGCAAGCTTATAGTATTTCTACGAGCTTTTCTCTGTAATTAGCATGATCACGGATATGGGTTTCAATCCATGGGCCCATTCATCAAGTTAAGAACCATAAGTTGGCCCCCGTCCCACCTTTAAAATTCTAGGTTTGTGATTTTACTAGCTTGTCGCATTATCACATGTGCCCGGTAAAGTTAGTTGACCATTGGTGGCATTTGGCAGTAGCCAACTAAATATGAAGAGAGACAATGTACACTTGAGATTAGCCCAAGCCCAACTAACAATAAGTTTTAACTTGCTATGGTGATGTGCATGTGTAAAATATGGGGTATAATGCTTGACTTTAATGGGAGCTCATTGGGTTTCTATATCCTTCCCTCATTGTTTGTAAATTTCTAAACTGTTCTGAATACTACTCGTAAAATTGCATGGCGAACTCTGGTTTTTCACGTGCATTGTTTTGCCAACCCTCAAACTTCCTTTTTTGATTACTCTCCACTGCCTTACTGGAAATTTTCCATCTAACTTTTGAGCTCCTAATTGGCAACATGTCTTCCTATTTTCTACTTCCAAAAGCGGAAAACACAAATAGGAAGTGGTTTTTTTCTACTTCCTTGTATTTAAAGAATATGGTTAACATATTTCAGAAGTGTAAGGTAAAAACATAGCAACCAAATACATCTTCAAGAACGAAAGTGTATCCAAATTGAAGCTGaataaaaatttccaaattcttAACTATGGTGTGCGCCAATTATATTACTTCTGGgaaattgaataaaaagaaGTTCAATTTTATATTGGGATGTTTTTGGGTCATTAGTTCATGTAATTCTGTTTTGCAACCTTGGGATTTTTCTAATaagtaattaaattttgaaaaaagtatTGTAGAAATCCAACCAAACATGGCTTTATATTTGAGGAATCAATTAATTATAGACTATGATTGTAATCACTTTACTTCCTACTCTCACTTACTCACAATGTGATTACATAGTTTGCTTTCATCTTAGATTGTGCACCGCATGATAACAGGGCTAGCCCTGTCCTGGTTATCAAATACACTAACTCTTATGAATTTTCAGTGTTTATTGCTTCCTAAAGAATTATCTCATCTCATTCTCAGAATGAAGTGTTGATTTAGTCCCAAAGTATATAAAATTGGAGGCATTCAAATTGCAAAGATCCTGGTTTTCTACTTATTGCATTCCTATATATATTAGTGGGTTCATATTGCATGGATCCCAGTTTCCTACTTAATACATTCCTATATATATTAGTGGGGGAAGGGGAGCAGTGTTACTGGTATCTGAAGCCATATCGATTTGGTAGTTGGTTTTAGTCCTAGAAAATGCCTGGTTAGGACACTAGGAGTATCATTGATGTCCCCAAAACCACTAAGAATAGTCTGTGGTTGTCAGTTTAATTAGTGGTTCTGTTGTTATGAGTAGTGATATTATAAGAATCCTTTTGGTAAGAAGAATAATTTTCCATCTAA
The sequence above is drawn from the Vitis riparia cultivar Riparia Gloire de Montpellier isolate 1030 chromosome 15, EGFV_Vit.rip_1.0, whole genome shotgun sequence genome and encodes:
- the LOC117931643 gene encoding probable tRNA N6-adenosine threonylcarbamoyltransferase, mitochondrial isoform X1, with product MGSSQFFIEILFSPFFCFKFQFVKIPNETLGSQDDLVVLGIETSCDDTAAAIVRSNGDILSQVVSSQAELLARYGGVAPKMAEGAHMQVIDQVVQDALENANLTERDLSAVAVTIGPGLSLCLRVGVQKARKIAGSHNLPIVGVHHMEAHALVARLIEKDLQFPFMALLISGGHNLLILARDLGHYIQLGTTIDDAIGEAYDKTAKWLGLDLRRSGGPAIEELAREGDAKAVKFSTPMKQHKDCNFSYAGLKTQVRLAIESRNINAEIPISSASSEDRSSRADIAASFQRVAVLHLEERCERAIEWALKIEPSIKHLVVSGGVASNQYVRAQLDQVVKKKSLQLVCPPPSLCTDNGVMVAWTGLEHLRMGRYDPPPPANEPEDYVYDLRPRWPLGEEYSEGRSEARSLRTARIHPSLTSLIQASMQQQS
- the LOC117931643 gene encoding probable tRNA N6-adenosine threonylcarbamoyltransferase, mitochondrial isoform X2; the encoded protein is MAEGAHMQVIDQVVQDALENANLTERDLSAVAVTIGPGLSLCLRVGVQKARKIAGSHNLPIVGVHHMEAHALVARLIEKDLQFPFMALLISGGHNLLILARDLGHYIQLGTTIDDAIGEAYDKTAKWLGLDLRRSGGPAIEELAREGDAKAVKFSTPMKQHKDCNFSYAGLKTQVRLAIESRNINAEIPISSASSEDRSSRADIAASFQRVAVLHLEERCERAIEWALKIEPSIKHLVVSGGVASNQYVRAQLDQVVKKKSLQLVCPPPSLCTDNGVMVAWTGLEHLRMGRYDPPPPANEPEDYVYDLRPRWPLGEEYSEGRSEARSLRTARIHPSLTSLIQASMQQQS